Proteins found in one Litorihabitans aurantiacus genomic segment:
- a CDS encoding LLM class flavin-dependent oxidoreductase — MDMELGIYTFGDIGEGDDAGRTLRDVAERARLAEEVGLDYVGIGEHHRPEYAISSPATVISALLAQTSRIRIGSAVTVLSTEDPVRTYQQFATMDAFSDGRVELLAGRGSFIESYPLFGADLGDYDALYEEKLGLLLALDDAGARDAAVTWRGRFRPELTGAVVLPRPADVAGRGRRLNLAVATGGNPASSVRAARLGLPVNYAVIGGRPAQFAPLADLYRSEFAPRRGVGHADGASRPAVTLSGFGFVGEDARSARETFYPYWLRSMTAISRERGFAPPNRITFDATAAPDGAYAVGSAREVADKIVRAHRAIGHTRQIFQMDLAGVPQVEQLRAIERLGTQVRPLVAQALEQAAE; from the coding sequence ATGGACATGGAGCTCGGGATCTACACGTTCGGTGACATCGGCGAGGGCGACGACGCGGGGCGCACGCTGCGCGACGTCGCCGAGCGCGCACGGCTGGCCGAGGAGGTGGGCCTCGACTACGTCGGCATCGGTGAGCACCACCGGCCGGAGTACGCGATCAGCTCGCCCGCGACCGTCATCTCGGCGCTGCTGGCGCAGACCAGCCGCATCCGCATCGGCAGCGCCGTGACGGTGCTGTCCACCGAGGACCCGGTGCGCACCTACCAGCAGTTCGCGACGATGGACGCCTTCTCGGACGGTCGGGTCGAGCTGCTGGCCGGGCGCGGCTCGTTCATCGAGTCCTACCCGCTGTTCGGTGCGGACCTGGGGGACTACGACGCGCTGTACGAGGAGAAGCTGGGCCTCCTTCTCGCTCTCGACGACGCCGGCGCCCGCGACGCCGCCGTGACGTGGCGCGGCCGCTTCCGGCCGGAGCTGACCGGCGCCGTCGTCCTTCCCCGCCCCGCCGACGTCGCGGGCCGCGGCCGCCGCCTCAACCTCGCCGTCGCGACGGGTGGGAACCCGGCCTCGTCGGTGCGCGCCGCGCGCCTCGGGCTGCCGGTCAACTACGCCGTCATCGGCGGCCGCCCGGCCCAGTTCGCGCCGCTCGCGGACCTCTACCGCAGCGAGTTCGCACCGCGCCGAGGCGTAGGGCACGCCGACGGCGCGTCCCGGCCCGCCGTCACCCTGTCCGGCTTCGGGTTCGTGGGCGAGGACGCGCGCTCGGCGCGCGAGACGTTCTACCCGTACTGGCTGCGCAGCATGACGGCGATCTCGCGCGAGCGCGGGTTCGCCCCGCCCAACCGCATCACGTTCGACGCGACGGCGGCGCCCGACGGGGCCTACGCCGTCGGGAGCGCGCGCGAGGTGGCCGACAAGATCGTGCGCGCCCACCGTGCGATCGGGCACACGCGCCAGATCTTCCAGATGGACCTCGCGGGCGTCCCCCAGGTCGAGCAGCTGCGGGCGATCGAGCGGCTCGGGACGCAGGTGCGTCCGCTGGTGGCGCAGGCGCTGGAGCAGGCGGCGGAATAA
- a CDS encoding DoxX family membrane protein, producing MSAALHRLPLRLTSGAFILNSGIGKFSLDAESAAGLQAMAGNAFPQLKDMRPEEFGKLLAIGETALGAAILAPFVPRVVAGLGLTAFSGALLWMYHKTPGLTKDGVRPTPDGVGIAKDVFMLGAGLSLLLDNRRKK from the coding sequence GTGTCCGCCGCCCTGCACCGTCTTCCCCTGCGCCTCACGTCCGGCGCGTTCATCCTCAACTCCGGCATCGGGAAGTTCTCGCTCGACGCGGAGTCCGCCGCGGGCCTGCAGGCGATGGCCGGCAACGCGTTCCCGCAGCTGAAGGACATGAGGCCCGAGGAGTTCGGCAAGCTGCTCGCGATCGGTGAGACCGCCCTCGGTGCCGCGATCCTCGCGCCGTTCGTCCCGCGCGTGGTCGCCGGTCTCGGTCTGACGGCCTTCTCCGGCGCGCTGCTGTGGATGTACCACAAGACCCCCGGCCTCACGAAGGACGGTGTGCGCCCGACGCCGGACGGCGTCGGCATCGCCAAGGACGTCTTCATGCTCGGCGCCGGGCTCTCGCTCCTGCTGGACAACCGCCGGAAGAAGTAG
- the smpB gene encoding SsrA-binding protein SmpB: MKNAERAARAAAAKGDRPAKVVVARNKKARYDYHIDATFEAGVALTGTEVKSLRAGRASLVDGFVLIDRGEAWLEGVHIAEYAEGTWTNHAPRRKRKLLLHRAEIDKLSGKIGEKGFTIVPLELYFLGSYAKVEIALARGKKEYDKRQTLREKQDMREATRAMRQRELA; the protein is encoded by the coding sequence ATGAAGAACGCCGAGCGTGCGGCGCGCGCGGCCGCCGCCAAGGGTGACCGCCCGGCCAAGGTCGTCGTCGCCCGCAACAAGAAGGCCCGCTACGACTACCACATCGACGCGACGTTCGAGGCGGGCGTCGCCCTGACGGGGACCGAGGTCAAGTCGCTGCGCGCCGGGCGGGCCTCGCTGGTGGACGGCTTCGTGCTCATCGACCGCGGCGAGGCCTGGCTCGAGGGCGTGCACATCGCCGAGTACGCCGAGGGCACCTGGACCAACCACGCGCCGCGCCGCAAGCGCAAGCTCCTCCTGCACCGGGCCGAGATCGACAAGCTCTCGGGCAAGATCGGCGAGAAGGGCTTCACTATCGTGCCGCTCGAGCTGTACTTCCTCGGCAGCTACGCCAAGGTCGAGATCGCGCTCGCCCGCGGGAAGAAGGAGTACGACAAGCGGCAGACGCTCCGCGAGAAGCAGGACATGCGCGAGGCGACCCGCGCCATGCGCCAGCGCGAGCTGGCCTGA
- a CDS encoding DUF6882 domain-containing protein — MQRSPGLTALVDDSALLAQEAQLHLTDLHGGHARWGVDLAAGTFSFTSQPDDGEGASVSYPVQLIGSAAPGPRSWLWGWANPSGYSPQVLRAAEAARTLGETYGIPELTAGEVPFDPEGDTAGADADGEQVTPGARLAWDLTRAAAIASNTWFAYSGEVSGGTRVMMLLEGLTLPAASFPRVTRLISEALASGVLTDHRRAVSSYATLRDLGWDGSHLVLPDGALTITFDDAGRITNMQGSTGAAGPSGSVTPAP, encoded by the coding sequence GTGCAGCGCTCGCCAGGTCTGACCGCCCTCGTCGACGACTCCGCGCTTCTGGCCCAGGAGGCGCAGCTGCACCTGACGGACCTCCACGGCGGTCACGCCCGGTGGGGTGTGGACCTGGCCGCGGGGACGTTCTCGTTCACGTCGCAGCCGGACGACGGCGAGGGTGCGAGCGTCAGCTACCCCGTGCAGCTCATCGGCTCGGCGGCCCCCGGGCCGCGGTCGTGGCTGTGGGGCTGGGCCAACCCCTCGGGGTACTCGCCGCAGGTCCTGCGCGCGGCCGAGGCGGCGCGCACCCTGGGCGAGACGTACGGGATCCCCGAGCTGACGGCCGGCGAGGTGCCGTTCGACCCGGAGGGCGACACCGCCGGAGCGGATGCCGACGGCGAGCAGGTCACCCCGGGCGCCAGGCTCGCGTGGGACCTCACCCGCGCCGCGGCGATCGCCTCGAACACGTGGTTCGCCTACTCCGGCGAGGTCAGCGGCGGGACCCGCGTGATGATGCTGCTGGAGGGGCTCACGCTCCCGGCCGCCTCGTTCCCGCGCGTGACGCGGCTGATCTCGGAGGCGCTGGCCTCCGGCGTGCTCACCGACCATCGCCGCGCGGTCTCGAGCTACGCGACCCTGCGCGACCTCGGGTGGGACGGCAGCCACCTCGTGCTGCCCGACGGCGCCCTCACGATCACGTTCGACGACGCCGGTCGCATCACGAACATGCAGGGCTCGACGGGGGCGGCCGGTCCGAGCGGCTCGGTGACGCCCGCACCCTGA
- a CDS encoding murein hydrolase activator EnvC family protein — MRRHPRTAAARRTSALLALAVAAGAILVTGPAGADTLEELQQQREANSAEQERLSSELEGTDASLQTVYLELARIEGEIPIAQAALDQAVVDLAAAERHQTSIDDRLTVAETEATTLTGDIEASSEQIASTEDGIGELARSTYRGGDGLTALRVVFDAGSPEEFASRTSAVNSAMRSQTDVLDELETTAATQRNSQARLDAVNVRIGELKVEADAAVVAADEAREEAQTHRTELTTLQQQETAKQGELEGYRDTIATQQEQISADNATLDAEIQAIFEAQAAERARQAEEKRKADEAAAAAAAAERERQRQAEEEAARNRPTNAPAPAPAPAPAPAPAPPASGGALVPPVPAPFHVTSPFGMRTYPINGGRYMHNGTDIRSACGNPQSSVADGRVSAVKPARGNGTHGNQVLIDHGVINGDSYVSVYNHLSRFAVSSGQSIGQGQALGYTGMTGAVTGCHVHVEIWRNGTPINPESLPGWNRTN, encoded by the coding sequence ATGCGCCGACACCCCCGCACCGCCGCCGCACGCCGCACCTCGGCGCTGCTCGCGCTCGCCGTCGCCGCCGGAGCGATCCTCGTGACCGGTCCGGCCGGCGCCGACACCCTCGAGGAGCTGCAGCAGCAGCGCGAGGCCAACAGCGCCGAGCAGGAGCGGCTCAGCTCCGAGCTCGAGGGCACCGACGCCTCCCTCCAGACGGTCTACCTCGAGCTGGCACGCATCGAGGGCGAGATCCCGATCGCCCAGGCGGCGCTCGACCAGGCGGTCGTCGACCTGGCCGCCGCCGAGCGGCACCAGACCTCCATCGACGACCGCCTCACCGTGGCGGAGACCGAGGCGACGACGCTCACGGGGGACATCGAGGCGTCCAGCGAGCAGATCGCGAGCACCGAGGACGGCATCGGCGAGCTCGCGCGCTCGACCTACCGCGGCGGTGACGGTCTGACCGCGCTGCGCGTGGTGTTCGACGCCGGCAGCCCCGAGGAGTTCGCCTCGCGCACCTCCGCGGTCAACTCGGCCATGCGTTCACAGACGGACGTGCTCGACGAGCTCGAGACGACCGCCGCCACGCAGCGCAACTCGCAGGCTCGCCTCGACGCCGTCAACGTGCGGATCGGCGAGCTGAAGGTGGAGGCCGACGCTGCCGTCGTCGCCGCGGACGAGGCGCGCGAGGAGGCCCAGACGCACCGCACGGAGCTGACGACCCTGCAGCAGCAGGAGACGGCGAAGCAGGGCGAGCTCGAGGGCTACCGCGACACCATCGCCACCCAGCAGGAGCAGATCTCCGCCGACAACGCGACGCTCGACGCCGAGATCCAGGCGATCTTCGAGGCGCAGGCGGCCGAGCGCGCCCGTCAGGCGGAGGAGAAGCGCAAGGCGGACGAGGCCGCTGCTGCGGCGGCGGCGGCCGAGCGCGAGCGCCAGCGCCAGGCCGAGGAGGAGGCCGCCCGCAACCGCCCGACGAACGCCCCGGCACCCGCCCCGGCACCCGCCCCGGCCCCCGCGCCCGCTCCGCCCGCGAGCGGCGGCGCCCTCGTGCCCCCGGTCCCGGCACCGTTCCACGTCACCTCGCCGTTCGGCATGCGGACCTACCCGATCAACGGCGGTCGCTACATGCACAACGGCACCGACATCCGCTCGGCGTGCGGGAACCCGCAGTCCTCGGTCGCGGACGGACGGGTCTCGGCCGTCAAGCCCGCGCGCGGGAACGGCACGCACGGCAACCAGGTGCTGATCGACCACGGCGTGATCAACGGCGACTCCTACGTGAGCGTCTACAACCACCTCTCGCGGTTCGCGGTCAGCAGCGGCCAGTCCATCGGCCAGGGGCAGGCCCTGGGGTACACCGGTATGACCGGTGCCGTGACCGGCTGCCACGTGCACGTCGAGATCTGGCGCAACGGCACCCCGATCAACCCCGAGTCGCTGCCGGGCTGGAACCGCACCAACTGA
- the ftsX gene encoding permease-like cell division protein FtsX, with protein MSRFRFVLGEIGQGLRRNLSMAVSVVLVTFVSLTFVGAAALLQMQIGKMQGEWYDRVEVSVFLCPSGTPRVETCAGGEATPEQIDEIRGVLEAPAMSAYIDEVFFETKEQAYEAVRDQAGDEDWFQLLSVDQMQASFRVALVDPTQIDIVMDEVAGRTGVEEVLDQREIFEPIFLVMNRATILSVGLAVVMTVTAVLLITTTIRLSAMSRRRETEIMRFVGASNFFIQLPFMLEGALAALLGAVLATGTLWFGVRYGVEDWLSSSVGFVTDYVSTAEVWLIAPVLAAIGIAIAAVSSLVSLSRYTKV; from the coding sequence ATGAGCCGCTTCCGCTTCGTCCTGGGTGAGATCGGGCAGGGGCTGCGACGCAACCTGTCGATGGCGGTCTCCGTCGTCCTGGTCACTTTCGTCTCGCTGACGTTCGTCGGCGCCGCCGCGCTGCTGCAGATGCAGATCGGCAAGATGCAGGGCGAGTGGTACGACCGCGTCGAGGTCTCCGTGTTCCTGTGCCCGAGCGGCACCCCGCGCGTCGAGACGTGCGCCGGAGGAGAGGCGACACCGGAGCAGATCGACGAGATCCGCGGCGTGCTCGAGGCCCCCGCGATGTCGGCCTACATCGACGAGGTCTTCTTCGAGACCAAGGAGCAGGCCTACGAGGCCGTGCGCGACCAGGCCGGCGACGAAGACTGGTTCCAGCTCCTGTCCGTCGACCAGATGCAGGCCTCGTTCCGCGTGGCGCTGGTGGACCCCACCCAGATCGACATCGTGATGGACGAGGTCGCGGGTCGTACCGGGGTCGAGGAGGTGCTCGACCAGCGCGAGATCTTCGAACCGATCTTCCTCGTGATGAACCGCGCGACGATCCTGTCGGTCGGGCTCGCCGTCGTGATGACCGTGACCGCTGTCCTCCTCATCACGACCACGATCCGGCTCTCGGCGATGAGCAGGCGCCGCGAGACCGAGATCATGCGCTTCGTGGGCGCCTCCAACTTCTTCATCCAGCTGCCGTTCATGCTCGAGGGCGCGCTCGCCGCGCTGCTCGGTGCCGTGCTGGCGACCGGCACCCTGTGGTTCGGGGTGCGCTACGGCGTCGAGGACTGGCTCAGCAGCTCGGTCGGGTTCGTCACCGACTACGTCTCGACGGCGGAGGTCTGGCTCATCGCGCCGGTCCTCGCCGCGATCGGGATCGCCATCGCGGCGGTCAGCTCCCTGGTCAGCCTGTCCCGCTACACGAAGGTCTGA
- the ftsE gene encoding cell division ATP-binding protein FtsE: protein MIRFDKVSKVYKRGARPALDRVSLEVARGEFVFLVGASGSGKSTLLRLVLREERATSGRVHVAGREITSLSQWKVPGLRRQIGVVFQDFRLLPNKTVFENVAFAQQVTGRPRHTISREVPETLELVKLAGKEKRLPHELSGGEQQRVAIARAIVNRPNILLADEPTGNLDPATSAGIMTLLDRINRTGTTVVMATHDEVIVDQMRKRVIQLVDGEVVRDESEGRYVVSSAARSAAAGEEERA, encoded by the coding sequence GTGATCCGTTTCGACAAGGTCTCCAAGGTCTACAAGCGCGGGGCCCGTCCCGCGCTGGACCGCGTGTCGCTGGAGGTGGCGCGCGGGGAGTTCGTCTTCCTCGTCGGCGCCTCCGGGTCCGGCAAGTCCACCTTGCTGCGCCTCGTCCTGCGCGAGGAGCGCGCGACGTCGGGGCGCGTGCACGTCGCCGGCCGCGAGATCACCTCCCTGTCGCAGTGGAAGGTCCCCGGCCTGCGCCGGCAGATCGGCGTCGTCTTCCAGGACTTCCGCCTCCTGCCGAACAAGACCGTCTTCGAGAACGTCGCCTTCGCCCAGCAGGTCACGGGCCGACCGCGCCACACCATCTCGCGCGAGGTCCCCGAGACGCTCGAGCTCGTCAAGCTGGCGGGCAAGGAGAAGCGCCTGCCGCACGAGCTCTCCGGCGGTGAGCAGCAGCGCGTCGCGATCGCGCGCGCCATCGTCAACCGGCCGAACATCCTGCTCGCCGACGAGCCGACCGGCAACCTCGACCCCGCCACCTCGGCCGGCATCATGACGCTGCTGGACCGCATCAACCGCACGGGCACGACCGTCGTCATGGCCACGCACGACGAGGTCATCGTCGACCAGATGCGCAAGCGCGTGATCCAGCTCGTCGACGGCGAGGTGGTCCGCGACGAGAGCGAGGGTCGCTACGTGGTCTCCAGCGCCGCGCGCTCCGCCGCCGCCGGCGAGGAGGAGCGCGCATGA